The nucleotide sequence CCTAGCGGAAATAAAGTGCTTTTTGCATATTCGTTTGCCGCTTCCATGTTGCTCATTGAGTTTTGAAGAACTCGATTTGACTCATTTTTATAATCGTTGTTTAAGTAGTAGATTTTTTCGAGTCTTTTCTTATCCGCATCTGCTTGCACGATTTTCATGGTGTCATTAACTAGTGTCTCAATTCTACTTGTTGCATCTGTCAACTTCCCTTTACTTTCAGAAGATTGCTCAAGCAAATATTCACGAACACTGTTGTTCTGAATGGTCGCCTGAAGCTCTATTTCTTTGGCATTTTGAAAGATTACTGCTCTTCTGTCTAATAAATCACTGTATGTATTTTGCATGTCTTTTAGAAAATAAAAGAATACCCCACACGTTGCTGCAAATAGAACAGCTACGGTTAAAAATGAGCCAACAAGCTTCTTTCTAAGCGTTAGTTTCATACGTCACCTCTTATATATTTCTGTTTTTAAAAATAACAGGGCAATTGAGCACAATGATGAGATCCTCATCCTGTTTGGAAACACCCTGTATCAATGAATTTTCTTTTGGGCTAAAGCTTCCTGGTGACTGTATGGAATCTGCTTCAATATCAATAACATCTGTTGCCGCTTCTGTTAACAATCCTAAATAACGATCCTCATTTTGCAAGATAACGATTCTCGTTTTATCTGTTGTTTCTGTTTTACACTTTCCGATGAGATGGCCAAAATCAATAATCGGTATGACATTTCCTCTCAGATGGATGACCCCCAACACCTCTGACGGCATTTCCGGCATTGGTGTAATGTCCAGAACTCGCTCAATCGAAGCGACATGTTCGATCGGCAAGCCGTACTGTTCATTGCCGGCCATAATAATAACAATCTTTAATGTTTGAGTGCTAAGTGACATCTCACTTGCTCCTTTTCTAGGTATTTCGACGTTAAACGATATTCATAAGTCCCATTCTTTTTATCGGTTTTATCATTAAAATGTTTTAGTTTTTAAAAAATGGCTGTAAAAGAGTTA is from Fictibacillus sp. b24 and encodes:
- a CDS encoding chemotaxis protein CheW translates to MSLSTQTLKIVIIMAGNEQYGLPIEHVASIERVLDITPMPEMPSEVLGVIHLRGNVIPIIDFGHLIGKCKTETTDKTRIVILQNEDRYLGLLTEAATDVIDIEADSIQSPGSFSPKENSLIQGVSKQDEDLIIVLNCPVIFKNRNI